gttcagcgacagacacacctcagagaacttggcagaggaactgttgagagtggccagagaatggcaagtagatggaaaagtggtctgttttgtaagcgacaatgcagctaacataaccaaagccgttaaaatggacccatcatccatgtcttgcccacacaatcaacctgattgRaagagatgctctgaaggtgatgaagcccactgtggacaaagtgaaagcaacTGCGGACTATTTCCACAGAAGCACAGTAGGttctgaaaaactaaagtctacacaattCCAGATGGGGAGGCCTGAgttgaggcctaaacaagactgcactacatggtggaattcaacattttatatgttgaagcggtttcttgagtcaaaggatgccatcatctggccattgtcaatgcacctgtttgttacatttatatgcactttgtttatatacattaaaaaagttatctcAAAAGCACATGTGTAATAGCAtccttcttttttacattttaaatttgtgggatgctgcagttttgcaaattgttatttatttttctttgatatggtggaATTTTCTATTATACTATTCAGATTGTGttcattttgaatggttagaattatatgcactttgtttatatacattaaaaatgtatactttaaatgcaaatgtttaatagcattattttccataacaaaccaatgcatttttaaatacattgtggttaaggtagagtatgatttcatttaattagacttgttttaacaccaatcatagtcataGTATctcaaactgtttgacttgaaaaaatacaaaacatKTATTTTTTTAAAGAGCcatttgggagccaaaagagccagctctttttggtgagctgagccgagCCGAACGAGCCGMctcactgaaaagagccggaatgcccatcactagtaaatgatgtctgaatgttggagtgtgcccttggctttctgtaaatgaaaaaaaaaaaaatggtgccatccggtttgcttaatttaaggaattttWaattatttatacttttacttttgatatttaagtatattttaaaccaaatacttagacttttactcaaYtagaattttactgggtgacttttactgagTCATTTtcgattaaggtatctttacttttactcaagtatggcagttgggtactttttccaccactggtaactTCTAAAACATGAAATCCAAGAATATATAGACTGCACTATTGAAAAGTAAACATTATATGTTCTGTATTATGAGATTTTTATCATGTTTTACTATATGATSATGATGACTTTATAGATCTGTGCTTTTAACAATGCATTTTGTCTTTGTAAATACCCATGAATTTCAGTGATTATTTGACTACCATGTGGGATAGCTTTAATAAAGTAGTCAGTTAGTGAAGTGGGTCTATATTCAGTGTTGTAGAGACACTGACGGGCTCTGctgctctcccctctccacagGCACACTGACAGTGGAGCAAATCTACCAGGACAGGGACAAGTTTGCCCAGCTGGTGAGGGAGGTGGCAGCTCCCGACGTGGGCAGGATGGGCATCGAGATCCTCAGCTTCACTATCAAGGTGAGTCTGTTGGGGGTGCCATGAAGAGTGGAGGATAAAGGCAGTTAAACACACCTTTTTttatatttcaaatgttatttttttgccTTTGCTGTGTTTATCGTGTGactttttaaaattttaattATTTTGCATTCCATGTGTATTGGTGCTTGTTTTCCTATGGAATTTAATGGATGATGTTGACTGGGAGGCGACTCCAATTAACTAGTCTTCACCGTTGTTGATTATGATTAATTGTGGACTGGTAGTAGTTCTAATAGCTGTGAATTAGCCTAGACTGTCACAGTCCCCATCAGTGAGATCCACTTTTAATTATCAGCTCCTCACTGCAAGGGCTACAATCAATtagatgttatcacatgttgttGGACATTTTATTGACGTTTTTGTTCCCTCAAGTGTCTCAGGTTGTGTGttgtaatctgtgtgtgtgtgtgtgtgtgttgtaggatgTCTATGATAAACTGGACTACCTGAGCTCCCTGGGGAAAACTCAGACAGCAGCAGTTCAGAGGGATGCAGACATCGGTGTGGCAGAGGCAGAAAGGGATGCTGGGATAAGAGTAAGATTCAATGAACTTGATTAATTCCAGAGGGCAGTGTAATgagtgcgtgctggtggcagggaagtcaggcgcaggagagtgaacttggtttaaacggagcagtttaataaatgCTAAAAAACACTGAAAACCAATATATAAAaccaatatatacaaaaataatataaaaagggTACAAAACCCGCCGCACACCAGAACATGACTtgcacaaacaaaacaacaaacaatcagggttaaatacacaacatgtaattgatgggattgaaaccaggtgtgatggaagacaagacaaaaccaatgaaaaatgatcagtgatggctagaaggtcggtgacgtcgaccgccgaacaccgcRcgaacaaggagagggaccaacttcggcagaagttgtgacaggcggtgtatattatatatatatatatatattatatattatatatatattattatatatattatatatacatgtatattaaTATACATTCTTTTAATTTGAGAGGTTTGTAAGCTCATTTTATTAATTTCCCCttttcctctcaccctctctctcatgtatattattctctctcactctctcgccaGGAAGCGGAGTGCAAGAAGGAGATGATGGATGTCAAGTTCCTGGCCGACACCAAGATGGCCGACTCCAAACGAGAACTTGAACTGCAGAAGGCTGCTTTCAACCAAGAAGTCAACACCAAGGTCTGCATGAACTCCATGCTCCACTCTTGAATGCCAGTTAAATAAGTACAGTGTGGTAGAAATTCCAGTCTACTAAATMATTCTATGATGTTGGTCCATCCGAGTCTAAATTATCATTAGGCGTTAGTAATTTAGTAAATGCGACATCTTACGTGATCAGAGAGCCTGGAATGAACATTGAATATAGCCCTAAGCAGCCAAATGCTCCATCCAGRCAACCTTAACATTAAAACTCCTCTTTCAACATAGACGGccgtctctctgtctatgtgCTTCAACATGGACGTCATGGTCATGTaactctctgtccctgtgtctccAGAAAGCGGAAGCTCAGCTGGCCTATGAGCTGCAGGCAGCTAAAGAACAGCAGAAGATCAGGCGGGAGGAGATAGAGATTGAGGTGGTTCAGAGGAAGAAGCAGATCACCATTGAGGAGAAGGAGATTGTCCGCACAGAGATGGAGCTCATCGCCATGGTGAAGAGGCCTGCCGAGGCAGAGGCATACAAGATGCAGCAGCTGGCTGAGGGACAGAAGTAGGAACACCTTTTATATTATATCAGAACATATCCACAGTCTATTTCCCATTATACGTTTACCTAGCTGTAACATACAAACTATGTCCTTCACTAGGGATTCCACTCAACTTTTGTGCATTGTCTTCTATCGCAAAAACATTTTCTCATCAGTCTGGAATGCTTCAACACATTGGTAGCACTTCATTTAACAGTGCAAAAATGTCCCCGTATTTACTAAGTGATCAGGTTAAATGGTAATTACACAATAATAGCATATGAATTACATACAAATTGTTTGTTTCGGAAATCAATCTTGTTTCCAATTTGTTCTGATAcgagtgtgttgtgtttttcagGATGAAGAAGGTTCTGACGGCCCAGGCGGAGGCAGAGAAGATCCGGAGGATAGGCGAGGCAGAGGCCTGCTCCATAGAGGCTATAGGGAAGGCTGAGGCTGAGAAGATGAGGCTGAAGGCTGAGGCCTACCAGCAGTATGGAGAGGCAGCCAAGACTMCTCTGGTCCTGGAGGCCCTTCCCAAGGTAACACACTATGGAATTAAGTCACATAAgtcatattgtttttaaatgcagTGTATCTACACGTGTGTTTGAATTGTTTCGATTTAATCAGATTAAATCACTACTGCCTTGACGAGACCTTCATACAGATGTATTCATATTGAGGTAGTAATATGTAGATTTACTGTAGAcaccagtgttgtagtactcaagATCAGTCTCAAAACCATATATTGAGTATCTCTGTCTTGTCTTGGTGTCAgatcggtcttgactcggtctcggacagTGAGTGTCTGTTTGCATCATaaacatggatgggcctgggtggacagaggcccacccactggggagccaggccctgacaggcccacccaataagcttgatgtggtttaagcattgttgtggactgtctttttttctatttaaaaaaaaaaggtgtgattttgagagtgaaattCTGAAAAATCTATAGCAAAACTCATAAAAAAAACACAMGATTTTTCACATAGCGTGCCTTTCCTTCACTGGGRGGGCCGTTTGGGAACTTTTttggcaaaattagagtatacccacttctccaggcactactacaccactgcatagggccgatggaaagacagcagtcacacacagcatgatgttaaaggataagcagttcATAAACTCAGACATAAGCCAgcaggtcccaatcataagaatacaaaaacaatgCCATTAAGTATTTCCCAATCGAAATGTGtaactattacttcccattgcataatacatttcacatttagcacacaaagtaaccagtGACAtaaagtttaaagtggaactgagtgttttaactactttgcagatataaAACAGACAATCATGATATTAGTCCAAAATATCAAATTCTCAgttttatgctacaaaaccaactacATACGAGGTTTTAAAAATGCTATATTTGACTCAACTTcccatgacgtacactaaggcattgttggcaaaatagatggatgcagttcaatgcatgattaatataattcaccaatacatgtCTTGTTAGTACAAAAAATATTGTTATctggttgtaaatcacagctggcctggtacattgtttgctgcctccattcggacaaatgtaactaaggctaggaatgtcaatacaatcaaactagcaagggcaatgatcaaaagtcagtcataatgtggctaataggctagcatatctatttatgtagcaagctaaaagcacagagcctaatgttagctagctagcggctAGGAGGATGTTATGCCATTGGAGTgggagtgactgactttttcccctcataatttttcagtggctatacacagctagagatgcaggtgtcatttggttagctagcaaaaacttgaacgactgttatccagttagtaTATCTCTTGATTTGGCAAATTCACTCTGGTTGtttactccgatttcagagcactctggtctgagtgtgccagagcacagaacaaCTGATATGACTGATATTTTACTGATATGTCAGTAAAAGTAGGRaaaaaaagtaatagttagtcaagaaCACTCAATAGGACTGTACAGTTCCCAgatgtaagaggactcctgtggtgtttacgtatttgcagaaatccattcagatgTATTTTGGCTTTTGGCTTTTGGTgaatgctttctaatgatctaaagtcgcgctgttgcaactgcctgtaaacacacagtccagttcaaagtgaatgaagaCAGGCCCTTGTGATGGCTTGTTTGTATGAAGGCCTacagtagctctgattggctatagcgcactggtctgtgtagactccggttctggacaagacagatgtttttattcagttttatctactgcagtgtctattaatagTCCAAACGCAAGTCCTCTTTCCCACTCTATAAtactatagaattttcacaactgCCTTAGTATACGTAATTRccaaacattctaagaattcatgaaaacgtgaaaatgatcATATCTAAGTGGTCGCTTgtcataaaaatttaaaaaaagtttaattctttctgggggtgtatatgaacaaaTTTtcataagatttcatgttgctaaaatgctttcagttccactttaaatgcaacacGGTTTCACACATGTTATTTTCAAAGGGATGGCTAACCGCAAGTGCGCTGcaataaaaaaacacagttcGAATCACCAGATGATGATGATTTGAAACGTAACTTCTTCTTGAAGTTCTTGAAGAACTTCTTCTTCTATtattgaaaagggagaagctaacaaattagcaacatcctttttgataacacctgctgcagccgctgCAAACTAGCCGACTTTtgaaatggcgccggagggggtggctgctgttttacgtgctcctaaccaaccgtgctattttgttcgttttttgtaactttaaaaaaacaacGTATTGTCTACAtagtgttgctgctaccgtctcttatgaccgaaaataacttctggacatcagaacagcgattactcacctcgactGGATAAAGATTTGAACGAGTCCGACGCAAAGATATACTGATTTCTCGGGAACGGGcacaaatccccgtcatttgcgtgaagaaaagacggagaaaaagggggtggagatcgggctgccttctgagaattcataggcgagtGAGTTGCCATCTGttttattggccaacgtgcaatcattgaaaaacaaaatggatctacgatcaagattatcctaccaacaggacattaaaactgtaatatcttatgtttcactgagttgtggctgaacgacgacatggataaagctggcgggattttccatgcatcggcaggacagagaagctacgctTGGTAAGActaggggcgggggtgtgtgtctatttgtcaaaaacaactggtgtgcgatgtctaatatttaaaaagtctcaaggtattgctcacctgaggtagagtaccttatgYtaagctgtagaccacactatctaccaagagagttctcatctgtattattcgttgccgtctatttaccaccacaaaccgatgctggcactaagaccgcactcaacgagctgtataaggccataagcaaacaagaaaatgcttatccagaaacggcgctcctagtggccggtaaccttaatgcaggcaaacttaaatctgttttacctcatttttaccagcatgtgcaatgtctaatatgcaaccagaggggaaaaaaactctacaccacctttactccacacactcatacaaagctctccctcaattTGGCgaatttgaccataattctatcctcctgattccagcttacaagcaaaaactaaagcagggagtaccagtgactcgctttaaaaaggtcaacattcacaaagccgcgggacCAGACGaaataccaggacgtgtactcaaagcggggccaagcttcctgccatccaggacctatatactaggtggtatCAGAGGAAAGACCCAAAAATTGttgtcaaagtctccagtcacccaagtcatagactgttctctctgctaccgcacggtaagcagtaccggagcaccaagtgtaagaccaaaaggctccttaacagcttctacccccaagccatagactgcaaTAAtcaacaattaatcaaatggccacccggactgcttcttccctaaatagttattgcatagtttggagctctgttttgggtcattatcctgttgtaggaggaaattggctccatttaagcgctgtccacagggtatggcatggcgttgcaaaatgtagtgatagccttccttcttcaagatcccttttaccctttgcaaatctcccactttaccaccaccaaagcacccccagaacatCACATTGTCTCCACCGTGCTTGGCAGATAGCGTCAAGcgctcctccagcatcttttctgcgtctcacgaatgttcttctttgtgatctgaacacctcaaactcAGATtaatctgtccataacactttttggttactggcccaacgctctaaccactaggctacctgccgccatatctgatcaatttgatgttattttaatggacaaaaaaattgctttcttTTCAAAaactgacatttctaagtgaccccaaacttttgaactgtagtgtacatgtacaaattaccttgactaacctgtacccccacacattaacttggtaccggtaccccctgtatataacctcgttattgtaactttgtttattatttttttacttttgtttatttggtaaatattttcttaactctttcttgaactgcactgttggttaagggcttgtaagtaagcgtttcacagtaaggtctacacctgttgtattStgcgcatgtgacaaatagcttttgttcaaatcaaacttCATCTCGCTAGaccgtgggaaaactactgctcacTATTGAGCAGTGACCAGTTGGCCTGCAAGGCAGAAGTTTCCAAGTCAAAATGttattggttgattccactgtcactccaaaatgttgTCCTAATACAGTTGAATCCCAGACACCTTTATTTAGCTTATGATGGCCTATCCAATGGCtgatttttagctagctagatttagcTCCCTAGAGATCAGCGAAGTTaaatcctgattggatctttttttcccttcagtgttaaccctttccaacaaaaactgaagagattcaatcagaacatcattgaagATAGTAATATAATTATCATTATTGTATTATAATCATTATgttataaatccttagcccttctctgaaggcgtagaaggctcattgttccccactgtgtttgggtttgtAATAATTTGTAGAGTCGCTATATTTTCCATCAYCATGCATTTTttcactattctgaatgtctaaagaatccatattttctgaaatatgaacacagaaatactggataTTTTTaactcttattatggtggtgatttgacaaaattaaAATCATGGTTTTGAATTGGACATTTTTCTGGTCtcagtcttgactcggtctcggaccccttgtccctctcccggtctcggtcttgactctgactcgatttgctccggtcttggtcttgaatcagtctcgctttaggtggtcttgAACACAACATTGGTAGACACACTCATTAGCATGCCCCCAGATAAACCTAGTCACATTTGATACTAATACAGCAGTAATAAACAGTTAATCTCGTCACTGTAATAATGACAAGCCAGTGTTTGACTTTTATTCGTTTGTTTCTTTATGACTGGACAAAGTACAGTAGTATCAGTCATAACCAACCAGTagttatctacagtagctttgtcAGCCAGTGTTAGAGGTGGTAGTACAAGTGGCAgattacaccattttaaagtgaCTCACAAGTGATTTGTTCAACCGGCGGTTTACATCAGTTGATGTAATATGGCATCATATACCTTAAACGTGTCTTGTGATgtgaacacaataaaaaaaaKATCTCAATGTGCCCGTGTCTTCCTAGATTGCAGCCAAGGTGGCGGCACCGCTGGCCAGGACCAATGAGATAGTCATCCTGAGCGGGGAGGGCAACCGTGTGACTGGGGAAGTGAATCGCCTCCTGGCTGAACTTCCAGTGTCCGTCAACGCCCTCACTGGAATTGACC
This genomic interval from Salvelinus sp. IW2-2015 linkage group LG22, ASM291031v2, whole genome shotgun sequence contains the following:
- the LOC111982826 gene encoding flotillin-2, producing the protein MGSCLTVGPNEAVVVSGACCGSDEKTYMVGGWAWAWWLITDIQRITLEIMTLQPKCEDVETAEGVAITVTGVAQIKVMTDHDLLAIACEQFLGKSVPEIKGVVLQTLEGHLRSILGTLTVEQIYQDRDKFAQLVREVAAPDVGRMGIEILSFTIKDVYDKLDYLSSLGKTQTAAVQRDADIGVAEAERDAGIREAECKKEMMDVKFLADTKMADSKRELELQKAAFNQEVNTKKAEAQLAYELQAAKEQQKIRREEIEIEVVQRKKQITIEEKEIVRTEMELIAMVKRPAEAEAYKMQQLAEGQKMKKVLTAQAEAEKIRRIGEAEACSIEAIGKAEAEKMRLKAEAYQQYGEAAKTXLVLEALPKIAAKVAAPLARTNEIVILSGEGNRVTGEVNRLLAELPVSVNALTGIDLSKIPLLQKMTYAQA